A genomic stretch from Vulpes lagopus strain Blue_001 chromosome 11, ASM1834538v1, whole genome shotgun sequence includes:
- the PKP3 gene encoding plakophilin-3 isoform X1, translating to MAGGGATPAGTLRGGSTLCPETLEPTHPPRCVRLIFYLSTGRLSSLSPLTPLPHRPPRLSVHSPQSGWRQHPQLPSGWRGGHGSSRWERDTPVCPQPRPGAQEVSVASWRWGPGMHAGQAQRADAVPGTLPGRPGSRGGVQLVGRGLRRGPARAEAGGGRPAQPQHAVPSAGPARGHYHTLQAGFSSRSQGLGGDPSTFRPIAKPAYSPASWSSRSAVDLSCSRRLSSAHNGGSTLGGAGYGGPQPAAPARPVSFHERAGPGGRADYDTLSLRSLHLGAAGLDDRYSVVSEQLEPPAASAYRALAYERQAACGRVQSPDWPDASEGPPGRPIRAPAMRTLQRFQSSHRSRGAAGVAPGAALEPVARAPSVRSLSLSLADSGHLPDVRGLDSYGGHRSLQRLSSGFDDIDLPSAVKYLMASDPNLQVLGAAYIQHKCYSDAAAKKQVTAPLPTPPCLRARSPPPPEHLSPAPTWTGHTPGGLPSRPRGGACDVHTHSTPAHSARVRVPTHTYTPLHTSAHVRAPAHACTRLHTSACLCPCTCLHTPACACALAHACTPLHIHAPAHICTPLHVSVPLHTPGHLCTCLHMPIHLCTPLHVSVRLYTSAHACTPLHVSVLLHTSVQLCTRLHMLIHLCTCLCLCTHLYNSAHACTCLLHVCALAHVCIPLHMSVPLHTSVHAFCMCLCPCTRLHTPACVHAPAHACTPLHTSARVCALAHACTPLHVSVPLHTSVHLCTRLYTSAHASTCLYTSVHVHPLHTSVHLCTRLHMPIYLCTPLHVFVHLYTSAHACTPLHVPTPLHTSGHLCTCLHTSACVCAPAKSVHLCTCLYTSARLCPCTHLYNSAHACTCLYTSARVCAFAHVCTPLHMPTHAFCMCLCPCIHLYTSAHTCPPLHMSVPLHTLAHVNTHLQKLAHTYTPASVSITSATLVSSCMSTYARATCTHVLTATWLCVQARSLQAVPRLVKLFNHANQEVQRHATGAMRNLIYDNADNKLALVEENGIFELLRTLREQDDELRKNVTGILWNLSSSDHLKDRLARDTLEQLTDLVLSPLSGAGGPPLIQQNASEAEIFYNATGFLRNLSSASQATRQKMRECHGLVDALVTYINHALDVGKCEDKSVENAVCVLRNLSYRLYDEMPPSALQRLEGRGRRDAAGVPPGEVVGCFTPQSRRLRELPLTADALTFAEVSKDPKGLEWLWSPQIVGLYNRLLQRCELNPHTTEAAAGALQNITAGDRRWAGVLSRLALEQERILNPLLDRVRTADHHQLRSLTGLIRNLSRNARNKDEMSTKVVSHLIEKLPGSVGEKCPPADVLVNIIAVLNNLVVASPIAARDLLYFDGLRKLVFIKKKRDSPDSEKSSRAASSLLANLWQYSKLHRDFRAKGYRKEDFLGP from the exons ATGGCAGGGGGAGGCGCGACCCCAGCAGGGACCCTACGGGGCGGATCTACCCTCTGTCCAGAGACCCTGgagcccacccaccccccgcgCTGTGTCCGCCTGATTTTCTACCTGTCCACCGGCCGTCTCTCCTCCCTgtcacccctcacccccctcccccaccgcccaccccgTCTGTCTGTCCACTCACCACAGTCGGGCTGGCGCCAGCACCCCCAGCTTCCAAGCGGCTGGAGGGGCGGGCATGGCTCCTCCAGGTGGGAGAGAGACACTCCTGTGTGTCCGCAGCCCAGGCCGGGCGCGCAGGAGGTCAGCgtggcttcctggaggtgggggcCGGGCATGCACGCTGGCCAGGCCCAGAGAGCTGACGCTGTCCCTGGCACACTTCCCGGGCGACCGGGCAGCCGGGGGGGGGTCCAGCTGGTCGGGAGGGGGCTCCGGAGAGGTCCGGCCAGGGCTGAGGCTGGAGGAGGCCGTCCGGCTCAGCCCCAACACGCAGTCCCATCGGCAGGCCCGGCCCGCGGTCACTACCACACCCTGCAGGCTGGCTTCAGCTCCCGCTCCCAGGGCCTCGGAGGGGACCCCTCG accttCCGGCCCATCGCCAAGCCTGCCTACAGCCCTGCCTCCTGGTCGTCCCGCTCGGCCGTGGATCTGAGCTGCAGCCGCAGGCTGAGCTCTGCCCACAACGGTGGCAGCACCCTCGGGGGTGCAGGGTACGGGGGCCCCCAGCCCGCGGCACCCGCCCGGCCCGTATCCTTCCACGAGCGCGCCGGGCCGGGTGGCCGGGCCGACTACGACACCCTGTCCCTGCGCTCGCTGCATCTGGGGGCCGCGGGCCTGGATGACCGCTACAGCGTCGTGTCCGAGCAGCTGGAGCCCCCGGCCGCCTCCGCCTACAGGGCCCTCGCCTACGAGCGCCAGGCCGCCTGTGGCCGCGTGCAAAGCCCCGACTGGCCGGACGCCAGCGAGGGGCCGCCCGGCCGCCCCATCCGCGCACCGGCCATGCGGACCCTGCAGCGGTTCCAGAGCAGCCACCGCAGCCGTGGCGCGGCCGGGGTGGCGCCGGGGGCGGCCCTGGAGCCCGTGGCCCGAGCGCCCTCCGTGCGCAGCCTCAGCCTGAGCCTGGCCGACTCCGGCCACCTGCCGGATGTGCGAGGACTGGACAGCTATGGCGGCCACCGCAGCCTGCAGAGGCTCAGCAGTGG ATTTGATGACATCGACCTGCCCTCGGCGGTCAAGTACCTCATGGCCTCGGACCCCAACCTCCAGGTGTTGGGCGCAGCCTACATCCAACACAAGTGCTACAGTGATGCAGCGGCCAAGAAGCAGGTGACGGCCCCCTTGCCGACCCCTCCCTGCCTCCGTgccaggtcccccccccccccggagcacCTCTCACCCGCCCCCACGTGGACTGGGCACACACCGGGTGGGCTCCCCAGCAGACCGCGGGGAGGAGCATGTGACGTGCATACTCACAGCACCCCTGCTCACTCTGCACGTGTCCGTGTCCCTACACATACCTACACACCCCTGCACACCTCTGCACATGTCCGTGCCCCTGCACATGCCTGCACACGCTTGCACACCTCTGCATGTCTATGCCCCTGTACATGCCTGCACACCCCTGCATGTGCCTGTGCCCTTGCACACGCCTGTACACCTCTGCACATCCATGCCCCTGCACACATCTGTACACCTCTGCACGTGTCCGTGCCCCTGCACACGCCTGGACACCTCTGCACATGCCTGCACATGCCTATACATCTCTGCACacctctgcatgtgtctgtgcGTCTGTACACCTCTGCACATGCCTGCACacctctgcatgtgtctgtgcTACTGCACACGTCTGTACAACTCTGTACACGCCTGCACATGCTTATACACCTCTGCACGTGTCTGTGCCTTTGCACACATCTATACAACTCTGCACATGCCTGCACATGCCTTCTGCATGTCTGTGCTCTTGCACATGTCTGTATACCTCTGCACATGTCTGTGCCTTTGCACACATCTGTACATgccttctgcatgtgtctgtgcCCTTGCACACGCCTGCACACCCCTGCATGTGTCCATGCCCCTGCACATGCCTGCACACCCCTGCACACTTCTGCACGTGTCTGTGCCCTTGCACATGCCTGCACacctctgcatgtgtctgtgcCCTTGCACACGTCTGTACACCTCTGCACACGCCTGTACACCTCTGCACATGCCAGCACATGCTTGTACACCTCTGTACATGTCCACCCCCTGCACACGTCCGTACACCTCTGCACACGCCTGCACATGCCTATATATCTCTGCACACCTCTGCACGTGTTTGTGCATCTGTACACCTCTGCACATGCCTGCACACCTCTGCACGTGCCCACCCCCCTGCACACGTCTGGACACCTCTGCACATGCCTGCACacctctgcatgtgtctgtgcTCCTGCAAAGTCTGTACACCTCTGCACATGCCTGTACACTTCTGCACGTCTGTGCCCCTGCACACATCTGTACAACTCTGCACACGCCTGCACATGCTTGTACACTTCTGCACGTGTCTGTGCCTTTGCACACGTCTGTACACCTCTGCACATGCCTACACACgccttctgcatgtgtctgtgcCCTTGCATACATCTGTACACCTCTGCACACACCTGTCCACCTCTGCACATGTCTGTGCCCCTGCACACGCTTGCACATGTCAACACGCATCTGCAGAAGcttgcacacacgtacacacctGCGTCTGTCTCCATCACCAGCGCCACCCTCGTGTCCTCGTGTATGTCTACATACGCCCGTGCGACGTGCACACATGTGCTGACAGCCACGTGGCTGTGTGTGCAGGCCCGCAGCCTTCAGGCTGTGCCCCGGCTGGTGAAGCTCTTCAACCACGCCAACCAGGAGGTGCAGCGCCATGCCACAGGTGCCATGCGCAACCTCATCTATGACAACGCAGACAACAAGCTGGCCCTGGTGGAGGAGAACGGCATCTTTGAGCTGCTGCGGACGCTGCGCGAGCAGGATGATGAGCTGCGCAAGAACGTCACAG GCATCCTGTGGAATCTGTCCTCCAGCGACCATCTCAAGGACCGCCTGGCCCGGGACACCCTGGAGCAGCTCACGGACCTGGTTCTGAGCCCCCTCTCAGGGGCCGGGGGGCCACCCCTCATCCAACAGAACGCCTCTGAGGCCGAAATCTTCTATAATGCCACCGGGTTCCTCAG GAACCTCAGCTCGGCTTCCCAGGCTACTCGCCAGAAGATGCGCGAGTGCCACGGGCTCGTGGATGCCCTGGTCACCTACATCAACCACGCCCTGGACGTGGGCAAGTGTGAGGACAAG AGCGTGGAGAACGCCGTGTGCGTGCTGCGGAACCTGTCCTACCGCCTGTACGACGAGATGCCGCCCTCAGCCCTGCAGcggctggagggcaggggccgCAGGGACGCGGCAGGGGTGCCCCCTGGCGAGGTGGTGGGCTGCTTCACGCCTCAGAGCCGGCGGCTGCGAGAG CTGCCCCTCACGGCCGACGCGCTCACCTTCGCTGAGGTGTCTAAGGACCCCAAGGGTCTCGAGTGGCTGTGGAGCCCCCAGATCGTGGGGCTGTACAACCGGCTGCTGCAGCGCTGCGAGCTCAACCCGCACACGACGGAGGCGGCCGCGGGGGCACTGCAGAACATCACGGCGGGCGACCGCAGG TGGGCAGGCGTGCTGAGCCGCCTGGCCCTGGAGCAGGAGCGCATCCTGAACCCGCTGCTCGACCGGGTTCGCACCGCCGACCACCACCAGCTGCGCTCGCTGACCGGCCTCATCCGAAACCTGTCCCGGAACGCCAGAAACAAGGACGAGATGT CCACCAAGGTGGTGAGTCACCTGATTGAGAAGCTTCCTGGCAGCGTGGGCGAGAAGTGTCCCCCGGCCGACGTGCTGGTCAACATCATAGCTGTGCTGAACAACCTGGTGGTGGCCAGTCCCATCGCCGCCCGGGACTTGCTCTACTTTGACGGGCTCCGAAAGCTGGTCTTCATCAAGAAGAAGCGGGACAG CCCCGACAGTGAGAAGTCCTCCCGAGCGGCCTCCAGCCTCCTCGCCAACCTGTGGCAGTACAGCAAGCTCCACCGGGACTTCCGGGCG AAGGGCTATCGGAAGGAGGACTTCCTGGGCCCATAG
- the PKP3 gene encoding plakophilin-3 isoform X3, producing the protein MAGGGATPAGTLRGGSTLCPETLEPTHPPRCVRLIFYLSTGRLSSLSPLTPLPHRPPRLSVHSPQSGWRQHPQLPSGWRGGHGSSRWERDTPVCPQPRPGAQEVSVASWRWGPGMHAGQAQRADAVPGTLPGRPGSRGGVQLVGRGLRRGPARAEAGGGRPAQPQHAVPSAGPARGHYHTLQAGFSSRSQGLGGDPSTFRPIAKPAYSPASWSSRSAVDLSCSRRLSSAHNGGSTLGGAGYGGPQPAAPARPVSFHERAGPGGRADYDTLSLRSLHLGAAGLDDRYSVVSEQLEPPAASAYRALAYERQAACGRVQSPDWPDASEGPPGRPIRAPAMRTLQRFQSSHRSRGAAGVAPGAALEPVARAPSVRSLSLSLADSGHLPDVRGLDSYGGHRSLQRLSSGFDDIDLPSAVKYLMASDPNLQVLGAAYIQHKCYSDAAAKKQARSLQAVPRLVKLFNHANQEVQRHATGAMRNLIYDNADNKLALVEENGIFELLRTLREQDDELRKNVTGILWNLSSSDHLKDRLARDTLEQLTDLVLSPLSGAGGPPLIQQNASEAEIFYNATGFLRNLSSASQATRQKMRECHGLVDALVTYINHALDVGKCEDKSVENAVCVLRNLSYRLYDEMPPSALQRLEGRGRRDAAGVPPGEVVGCFTPQSRRLRELPLTADALTFAEVSKDPKGLEWLWSPQIVGLYNRLLQRCELNPHTTEAAAGALQNITAGDRRWAGVLSRLALEQERILNPLLDRVRTADHHQLRSLTGLIRNLSRNARNKDEMSTKVVSHLIEKLPGSVGEKCPPADVLVNIIAVLNNLVVASPIAARDLLYFDGLRKLVFIKKKRDSPDSEKSSRAASSLLANLWQYSKLHRDFRAKGYRKEDFLGP; encoded by the exons ATGGCAGGGGGAGGCGCGACCCCAGCAGGGACCCTACGGGGCGGATCTACCCTCTGTCCAGAGACCCTGgagcccacccaccccccgcgCTGTGTCCGCCTGATTTTCTACCTGTCCACCGGCCGTCTCTCCTCCCTgtcacccctcacccccctcccccaccgcccaccccgTCTGTCTGTCCACTCACCACAGTCGGGCTGGCGCCAGCACCCCCAGCTTCCAAGCGGCTGGAGGGGCGGGCATGGCTCCTCCAGGTGGGAGAGAGACACTCCTGTGTGTCCGCAGCCCAGGCCGGGCGCGCAGGAGGTCAGCgtggcttcctggaggtgggggcCGGGCATGCACGCTGGCCAGGCCCAGAGAGCTGACGCTGTCCCTGGCACACTTCCCGGGCGACCGGGCAGCCGGGGGGGGGTCCAGCTGGTCGGGAGGGGGCTCCGGAGAGGTCCGGCCAGGGCTGAGGCTGGAGGAGGCCGTCCGGCTCAGCCCCAACACGCAGTCCCATCGGCAGGCCCGGCCCGCGGTCACTACCACACCCTGCAGGCTGGCTTCAGCTCCCGCTCCCAGGGCCTCGGAGGGGACCCCTCG accttCCGGCCCATCGCCAAGCCTGCCTACAGCCCTGCCTCCTGGTCGTCCCGCTCGGCCGTGGATCTGAGCTGCAGCCGCAGGCTGAGCTCTGCCCACAACGGTGGCAGCACCCTCGGGGGTGCAGGGTACGGGGGCCCCCAGCCCGCGGCACCCGCCCGGCCCGTATCCTTCCACGAGCGCGCCGGGCCGGGTGGCCGGGCCGACTACGACACCCTGTCCCTGCGCTCGCTGCATCTGGGGGCCGCGGGCCTGGATGACCGCTACAGCGTCGTGTCCGAGCAGCTGGAGCCCCCGGCCGCCTCCGCCTACAGGGCCCTCGCCTACGAGCGCCAGGCCGCCTGTGGCCGCGTGCAAAGCCCCGACTGGCCGGACGCCAGCGAGGGGCCGCCCGGCCGCCCCATCCGCGCACCGGCCATGCGGACCCTGCAGCGGTTCCAGAGCAGCCACCGCAGCCGTGGCGCGGCCGGGGTGGCGCCGGGGGCGGCCCTGGAGCCCGTGGCCCGAGCGCCCTCCGTGCGCAGCCTCAGCCTGAGCCTGGCCGACTCCGGCCACCTGCCGGATGTGCGAGGACTGGACAGCTATGGCGGCCACCGCAGCCTGCAGAGGCTCAGCAGTGG ATTTGATGACATCGACCTGCCCTCGGCGGTCAAGTACCTCATGGCCTCGGACCCCAACCTCCAGGTGTTGGGCGCAGCCTACATCCAACACAAGTGCTACAGTGATGCAGCGGCCAAGAAGCAG GCCCGCAGCCTTCAGGCTGTGCCCCGGCTGGTGAAGCTCTTCAACCACGCCAACCAGGAGGTGCAGCGCCATGCCACAGGTGCCATGCGCAACCTCATCTATGACAACGCAGACAACAAGCTGGCCCTGGTGGAGGAGAACGGCATCTTTGAGCTGCTGCGGACGCTGCGCGAGCAGGATGATGAGCTGCGCAAGAACGTCACAG GCATCCTGTGGAATCTGTCCTCCAGCGACCATCTCAAGGACCGCCTGGCCCGGGACACCCTGGAGCAGCTCACGGACCTGGTTCTGAGCCCCCTCTCAGGGGCCGGGGGGCCACCCCTCATCCAACAGAACGCCTCTGAGGCCGAAATCTTCTATAATGCCACCGGGTTCCTCAG GAACCTCAGCTCGGCTTCCCAGGCTACTCGCCAGAAGATGCGCGAGTGCCACGGGCTCGTGGATGCCCTGGTCACCTACATCAACCACGCCCTGGACGTGGGCAAGTGTGAGGACAAG AGCGTGGAGAACGCCGTGTGCGTGCTGCGGAACCTGTCCTACCGCCTGTACGACGAGATGCCGCCCTCAGCCCTGCAGcggctggagggcaggggccgCAGGGACGCGGCAGGGGTGCCCCCTGGCGAGGTGGTGGGCTGCTTCACGCCTCAGAGCCGGCGGCTGCGAGAG CTGCCCCTCACGGCCGACGCGCTCACCTTCGCTGAGGTGTCTAAGGACCCCAAGGGTCTCGAGTGGCTGTGGAGCCCCCAGATCGTGGGGCTGTACAACCGGCTGCTGCAGCGCTGCGAGCTCAACCCGCACACGACGGAGGCGGCCGCGGGGGCACTGCAGAACATCACGGCGGGCGACCGCAGG TGGGCAGGCGTGCTGAGCCGCCTGGCCCTGGAGCAGGAGCGCATCCTGAACCCGCTGCTCGACCGGGTTCGCACCGCCGACCACCACCAGCTGCGCTCGCTGACCGGCCTCATCCGAAACCTGTCCCGGAACGCCAGAAACAAGGACGAGATGT CCACCAAGGTGGTGAGTCACCTGATTGAGAAGCTTCCTGGCAGCGTGGGCGAGAAGTGTCCCCCGGCCGACGTGCTGGTCAACATCATAGCTGTGCTGAACAACCTGGTGGTGGCCAGTCCCATCGCCGCCCGGGACTTGCTCTACTTTGACGGGCTCCGAAAGCTGGTCTTCATCAAGAAGAAGCGGGACAG CCCCGACAGTGAGAAGTCCTCCCGAGCGGCCTCCAGCCTCCTCGCCAACCTGTGGCAGTACAGCAAGCTCCACCGGGACTTCCGGGCG AAGGGCTATCGGAAGGAGGACTTCCTGGGCCCATAG